The genomic interval GAGGGCGCCGGCCTGGTCCTCCAGGCTCGCATTGGCATGATAATCAGGGTGATATTTTCGGCTCAGCGCAAAAAAACGCCCGGATAGGGCGACCGGGTCTGGTTTCAGGCTGACGGGAAGTTCAAAGAGTTCAAAATAATCCATTGTGGGGGCTTCGTACTGAATATTTTAACAAATAACCATAGTTTCGGTTACAAAAATAGGCCCTTCGTTTACAAATAAAGGAATCACAGCATGGAATTAAGGAATTTGGTACCGGACCGCGAGATCCTGCTTAGCCTGCAAACAGGTAGCCGGATGAATGAGACCATTCGTGTCCTATACCGTGACCATTTTGAAAACCTGTCCTGGTTTATCCAGAACAACGGCGGAAACAGACAGGATGCAGAAGATATCTTTCAGGAAGTGATCGTCAGTTTCATCGATCTCGTTCGCAAAGACAGGTTCCGTGGAGAATCGAGTATTAAAACCTTCCTTTTCTCCGTAAATAGAAACCTCTGGCTGAATGAATGGAAAAAAAGGGACAGGGCCATGATAAGAGAACAAAAATATGAGGCCGCTGGTACAAAAGAAGAAGCAGATATCAGCCATCAGATCGCTGAAAAAGAAGAACGGGACCGGTTGATCGCACTTGTTGACCAACTGGGAGATACCTGCAAGAAAATACTGCTGCTCTTTTATTACGAAGGCCGCTCGATGAAGGAAATTTGGGAAGAACTGGATTATGACAGCGAGCAGGTGGTTCGCAACAAGAAGCACAAATGCATGAAAAAACTGGAAGAACTGATCAACGCCAACCCATCCATAAAAAACACACTTAAAACATTATTGAATGGATAATTCTACTCAATACGACAGTGATGAACGATTGTTCCGTTATATCGACGGAGAAATGGAAGAGGAGGACAAACGAAGCCTGGAGGCCGACCTGCAACAAGATGCAGCCCTCCTGGAAAAATTGACCAGCCTCCGCATGGCCCGGGAAGCCATTCTCCAATATGGCCTGAAGAATCAGGTGGCTTCCATTCATCAGGATATTATGAAGGAACGCAATACTCCTGTTGTCCCCATGCGCCAGAACAATTTTCGTCGCTGGGCCATTGGAGTGGCCGCTACTGTGCTCTTTGCCTGGGCATCTATTCAG from Chitinophagales bacterium carries:
- a CDS encoding sigma-70 family RNA polymerase sigma factor, with translation MELRNLVPDREILLSLQTGSRMNETIRVLYRDHFENLSWFIQNNGGNRQDAEDIFQEVIVSFIDLVRKDRFRGESSIKTFLFSVNRNLWLNEWKKRDRAMIREQKYEAAGTKEEADISHQIAEKEERDRLIALVDQLGDTCKKILLLFYYEGRSMKEIWEELDYDSEQVVRNKKHKCMKKLEELINANPSIKNTLKTLLNG